The Candidatus Schekmanbacteria bacterium genome contains a region encoding:
- a CDS encoding energy transducer TonB, translating to MFDTLVESGTQGLGGKRWLTAPISLIIHGVFIGFVVLFPILFPNVVEKEAPVVIVAPPAPPPPPPPPAAAPQQVAQVKQAAPEIDTGPTVVDESLEVPEEVANAGAGAGAGVIGGVIGGGAFGGGGTNFLNEVLPEAAPEPEIPPPRVVTADMEKPVLIDRVAPVYPSLALKAGIEGTVILKLIIGITGKVESAQVLTVVPPKARGIGLEDAAIQAVLKWRFKPAKAGGKPVRVYYNAPVRFKLN from the coding sequence GTGTTTGATACTCTTGTTGAATCGGGGACACAAGGTCTTGGTGGCAAAAGATGGTTAACGGCACCAATTTCGCTAATAATTCACGGAGTTTTTATTGGCTTTGTTGTTTTATTCCCGATTCTATTTCCAAATGTAGTTGAAAAGGAGGCGCCGGTAGTCATAGTTGCACCTCCTGCACCACCGCCACCTCCTCCCCCACCAGCTGCAGCACCTCAACAGGTTGCGCAAGTGAAACAGGCGGCGCCTGAAATTGATACAGGCCCAACGGTGGTTGATGAGTCATTAGAGGTGCCAGAGGAAGTTGCAAACGCAGGGGCAGGCGCAGGTGCTGGAGTTATAGGCGGAGTCATTGGAGGTGGAGCATTTGGAGGCGGGGGAACAAACTTCTTGAATGAAGTTCTCCCGGAAGCGGCTCCTGAACCTGAAATACCACCTCCAAGGGTAGTTACAGCAGATATGGAAAAACCGGTTTTAATCGATAGAGTAGCGCCAGTTTATCCATCTCTTGCACTTAAAGCAGGTATAGAAGGAACGGTTATATTGAAGTTGATAATCGGAATTACGGGGAAAGTAGAAAGCGCTCAGGTGCTTACAGTTGTGCCTCCAAAAGCAAGAGGCATTGGGCTTGAAGATGCCGCCATACAGGCAGTCCTTAAATGGAGATTCAAGCCGGCGAAAGCAGGAGGCAAACCTGTCCGCGTTTATTACAATGCGCCTGTAAGATTTAAGCTCAATTAA
- a CDS encoding biopolymer transporter ExbD: protein MGMEVGGTKNVKSDINVVPLIDVVLVLLVIFMVVTPMLQKGVDVILPKAKYAEKKEGVKITLTIKRDGQMFLDMDRVPKTRLEDKLTSVFENREDKTMYIKADQTLTFDKIMEVMDICTKAGVKEIGLMTEKTAEE from the coding sequence ATGGGAATGGAAGTAGGCGGGACAAAAAATGTAAAATCAGATATTAATGTTGTCCCTCTTATAGATGTTGTTCTTGTTCTGCTTGTTATCTTTATGGTTGTAACACCAATGCTTCAAAAGGGTGTTGATGTTATTTTACCTAAAGCTAAATATGCAGAAAAGAAGGAAGGGGTAAAAATAACACTGACTATTAAGAGGGATGGCCAGATGTTTCTTGACATGGACAGAGTTCCTAAAACGCGCCTTGAAGATAAACTGACATCGGTCTTTGAGAATAGAGAAGATAAAACGATGTACATAAAAGCCGACCAAACATTGACTTTTGACAAAATAATGGAAGTAATGGATATTTGCACAAAAGCAGGTGTCAAAGAAATCGGCTTAATGACTGAGAAGACAGCTGAAGAATAA
- a CDS encoding flagellar motor protein MotA — protein sequence MGIIAKTVVFILAASSIYSLTIMVERWWIFNQAKKQTKKFIADTAEYFKKGNLKSILPIAEEATKSHVARVLASGLRELNLNDAGTSDIQKAITSEDKIEAASRAIQRETAVEVARLKKGTGGLATIGSISPFVGLFGTIFGIINAFQSMAQSGSGGLATVSAGIAEALITTAFGIGVAIPAVVAFNYFVTKTENYVVEIDNSSSELIDYLLKEASK from the coding sequence ATGGGAATTATTGCAAAGACAGTTGTTTTTATCTTAGCGGCATCTTCAATTTATTCTTTGACAATAATGGTTGAAAGATGGTGGATATTCAATCAGGCAAAGAAACAGACTAAAAAGTTTATTGCTGATACCGCTGAATACTTCAAGAAAGGAAACTTGAAAAGCATTTTGCCCATAGCTGAAGAAGCCACTAAAAGCCATGTTGCAAGAGTTCTTGCCTCTGGATTGAGAGAATTGAATCTGAATGATGCAGGCACATCGGATATTCAGAAAGCAATAACATCAGAAGATAAAATCGAAGCCGCCTCAAGAGCGATTCAAAGAGAAACAGCAGTTGAAGTTGCTCGCCTTAAAAAAGGGACGGGTGGCCTTGCTACAATTGGTAGTATATCTCCTTTTGTAGGATTATTTGGAACCATATTTGGAATTATCAATGCCTTCCAATCAATGGCTCAGAGCGGTTCAGGTGGCCTTGCAACAGTATCGGCAGGTATTGCTGAAGCTCTAATTACTACAGCATTCGGAATTGGTGTTGCTATCCCTGCTGTCGTTGCCTTTAACTATTTTGTTACAAAGACTGAAAACTATGTTGTAGAAATAGACAATTCATCATCTGAGCTCATTGATTATCTATTAAAGGAGGCAAGCAAGTAA